One region of Oryza glaberrima chromosome 7, OglaRS2, whole genome shotgun sequence genomic DNA includes:
- the LOC127780854 gene encoding protein COFACTOR ASSEMBLY OF COMPLEX C SUBUNIT B CCB3, chloroplastic-like has protein sequence MHGVLTSPCLRPPPLLRRAFPSPATRLLPPQTLALRPLPLPRGLRSSPPPPRAAAEAAASAVGGLLAPLSTLEVGLRSVNLAPLRAPVAAAMSAVVRWLGVYREVLLVGVLFSWFPNIPWDRQPFSALRDLCDPFLALCREVMPPVFGRKLDLSPLIAFMAIDIIIMILRPQPRM, from the coding sequence ATGCACGGCGTCCTCACCTCCCCGTGCCtgcgcccccctcccctcctccgccgcgccttCCCGAGCCCCGCcacccgcctcctcccgccccaaaccctagccctccgcccgctccccctcccccgcggcctccgctcgtcgccgccgccgccgcgcgccgcggcggaggcggcggcttcggcggtGGGCGGGCTGCTGGCCCCGCTCTCGACGCTGGAGGTCGGCCTGCGGAGCGTCAACCTCGCGCCGCTGCGggcgccggtggccgcggcgatgtcggcggTGGTGCGGTGGCTGGGGGTGTACAGGGAGGTGCTGCTCGTCGGCGTGCTCTTCTCGTGGTTCCCCAACATCCCCTGGGACCGCCAGCCATTCTCCGCGCTGCGCGACCTCTGCGACCCCTTCCTCGCGCTCTGCCGCGAGGTCATGCCCCCCGTGTTCGGCCGCAAGCTCGACCTCAGCCCGCTCATCGCGTTCATGGCCATTGACATCATCATCATGATCCTTCGCCCGCAGCCACGCATGTGA